The following are encoded in a window of Flavobacteriales bacterium genomic DNA:
- a CDS encoding aconitate hydratase, which translates to MSQTFDLDMIKAVYDRYPARVAAARKVLGRPLTLTEKILYSHLWDGDAKSAFGRGQDYVDFAPDRVAMQDATAQMALLQFSTTGRKKVAVPSTVHCDHLIQARVGAKEDLQEALNKSNEVFNFLESISNKYGIGFWKPGAGIIHQVVLEQYAFPGGMMIGTDSHTVNAGGLGMIAIGVGGADACDVMSGLAWELKWPKLIGVKLTGKMSGWTSAKDVILKVAGILTVKGGTGAIVEYFGPGAESMSCTGKGTIANMGAEIGATTSTFSYDDSMRRYLKGTGRAEVAAMADKIAEHLQGDPEVYADPAKYFDQVIEIDLSTLEPHVNGPFTPDLAHPISEFAAAVKKNGWPAKLEVGLIGSCTNSSYEDLTRAASLAQQAVDKKLKAKAEYTITPGSEQVRYTAERDGLLKKFDAIGGVVLANACGPCIGQWARHSDDPNRKNSIITSFNRNFAKRNDGNPNTHAFVASPEIVTAFAIAGDLTFNPLTDTLVNEEGQAVKLDEPQGIELPPMGFDVKDAGYKAPAEDGSGVQVIVKPGSERLQLLEPFPAWDGKNITGAVLLIKAQGKCTTDHISMAGPWLRYRGHLDNISNNTLTGAINAFNSEADKVKNQLTGAYGKVPDTQRAYKAAGVPSIVVGDHNYGEGSSREHAAMQPRHLGVRAVLVKSFARIHETNLKKQGMLALTFNNEDDYDKIQEDDRVDFADLTAFAPGKPLTLVFKHSDGSSDSIKCAHTYNAQQVEWFKAGSALNIIRAQQGV; encoded by the coding sequence ATGAGCCAGACCTTCGACCTCGACATGATCAAGGCGGTTTACGACCGCTATCCCGCACGCGTGGCAGCCGCCCGCAAGGTCCTGGGTCGACCGCTTACGCTCACCGAAAAGATCCTCTACAGCCACCTGTGGGATGGTGATGCGAAGTCCGCCTTTGGCCGTGGCCAGGACTACGTCGATTTCGCACCGGACCGCGTGGCCATGCAGGACGCCACCGCCCAGATGGCCCTGCTGCAATTCAGCACAACCGGCCGCAAGAAGGTGGCCGTGCCCAGCACCGTGCACTGCGACCACTTGATCCAGGCCCGTGTGGGTGCGAAGGAGGACCTGCAGGAGGCGCTCAACAAGAGCAACGAGGTCTTCAACTTCCTGGAGAGCATCAGCAACAAGTATGGCATCGGTTTCTGGAAGCCCGGCGCCGGTATCATCCACCAGGTGGTGTTGGAGCAGTACGCCTTCCCCGGCGGCATGATGATCGGCACCGACAGCCACACGGTGAACGCCGGCGGACTGGGCATGATCGCCATCGGCGTGGGCGGGGCCGATGCCTGCGACGTGATGAGCGGCCTGGCGTGGGAGCTGAAGTGGCCCAAGCTGATCGGCGTGAAGCTCACCGGGAAGATGAGCGGCTGGACCAGCGCCAAGGACGTGATCCTGAAGGTGGCCGGCATACTCACCGTGAAGGGTGGCACCGGGGCCATCGTGGAGTACTTCGGACCGGGCGCCGAGAGCATGAGCTGCACCGGCAAGGGCACCATCGCCAACATGGGCGCCGAGATCGGGGCCACCACCAGCACCTTCAGCTACGACGACAGCATGCGGCGCTACCTGAAGGGCACCGGCCGTGCGGAAGTCGCTGCCATGGCCGACAAGATCGCCGAGCATCTGCAGGGCGACCCCGAGGTCTACGCCGATCCCGCCAAGTACTTCGACCAGGTGATCGAGATCGACCTCAGCACGCTGGAGCCGCACGTGAACGGTCCCTTCACGCCCGACCTGGCGCATCCGATCAGTGAGTTCGCGGCGGCGGTGAAGAAGAACGGCTGGCCGGCCAAGCTCGAAGTGGGTCTGATCGGCAGCTGTACCAACAGCAGCTACGAGGATCTTACGCGCGCCGCCTCGCTCGCCCAGCAGGCCGTGGACAAGAAGTTGAAAGCGAAGGCGGAGTACACCATCACTCCCGGGAGCGAGCAGGTGCGCTACACCGCCGAGCGCGATGGCCTGCTGAAGAAGTTCGATGCCATCGGCGGCGTGGTGCTGGCCAACGCCTGCGGACCCTGCATCGGCCAGTGGGCGCGCCACAGCGACGACCCGAACCGCAAGAACTCGATCATCACCAGCTTCAACCGCAACTTCGCCAAGCGCAACGACGGCAACCCCAATACGCACGCCTTCGTGGCCAGCCCGGAGATCGTCACCGCCTTCGCCATCGCCGGCGACCTCACCTTCAATCCGCTCACCGACACCTTGGTGAACGAAGAGGGCCAGGCCGTGAAGCTCGATGAGCCTCAGGGCATCGAGCTGCCGCCCATGGGCTTCGATGTGAAGGACGCCGGCTACAAGGCCCCCGCCGAGGACGGCAGCGGTGTGCAGGTGATCGTGAAGCCCGGCAGCGAGCGGCTGCAGTTGTTGGAGCCCTTCCCCGCCTGGGACGGGAAGAACATCACCGGCGCCGTGCTGCTGATCAAGGCCCAGGGCAAGTGCACCACCGACCACATCAGCATGGCAGGCCCCTGGCTGCGTTACCGCGGCCACCTGGACAACATCAGCAACAACACGCTCACCGGTGCGATCAACGCCTTCAACAGCGAGGCCGACAAGGTGAAGAACCAGCTGACCGGCGCGTATGGCAAGGTGCCCGATACGCAGCGTGCCTACAAGGCCGCCGGGGTGCCGAGCATCGTGGTGGGCGACCACAACTACGGTGAAGGCAGCAGCCGGGAGCACGCCGCCATGCAGCCGCGCCACCTCGGGGTGCGGGCCGTGCTGGTGAAGAGCTTCGCCCGCATCCACGAGACCAACCTGAAGAAGCAGGGCATGCTCGCCCTCACCTTCAACAACGAGGACGATTACGACAAGATCCAGGAGGACGACCGCGTGGACTTCGCCGACCTCACGGCATTCGCTCCGGGCAAACCGCTCACGCTGGTGTTCAAGCACAGCGATGGCAG